The following proteins are co-located in the Piscirickettsia litoralis genome:
- a CDS encoding MFS transporter — MLTALPAVTVSFILYLPTYISEIVLANSTMHTTYMNTTITFFLLALFSMLFGLISDYIGRKIVMVAGCVLSIIAGGVIFSFITDPSVLVITSLFIIIPITASLVNGVYAVSLVELFPAHCRNSGMGFSFNLGLAVIGGTAPFLFTYLIKLSGSIIAPYFLLATCALMSLIGALLWKSRFNL, encoded by the coding sequence TTGTTAACGGCTTTACCTGCGGTGACCGTTTCTTTTATCTTATATTTACCGACCTATATCAGTGAAATTGTATTAGCGAATAGTACGATGCATACAACTTATATGAATACAACCATCACTTTCTTTTTATTAGCGTTATTTTCCATGCTCTTTGGTTTGATTTCTGATTACATTGGCAGAAAAATAGTGATGGTGGCTGGGTGTGTATTAAGCATCATTGCAGGAGGAGTGATTTTCAGCTTTATCACAGATCCTTCTGTTTTAGTCATCACCTCACTCTTTATAATTATTCCCATTACCGCAAGCTTAGTTAACGGAGTTTATGCTGTGAGTTTAGTCGAGCTTTTCCCCGCTCATTGCCGTAATTCTGGAATGGGATTTAGCTTTAATTTAGGCCTTGCCGTTATTGGTGGTACAGCCCCATTTTTATTCACATATTTAATTAAGCTATCTGGTTCTATTATCGCACCTTATTTTCTTCTTGCTACTTGTGCTCTAATGAGCTTAATCGGTGCTTTACTTTGGAAGTCACGATTCAACCTTTAA
- a CDS encoding MFS transporter, translating to MYALFAPYISEVFFPNDDKITALLMTFGIFAIGYFARPLGGIVFGFIGDKLGRRYTFSVSILLMACCTLLIGLLPGYSHLGILAPILLTLLRIIQGVSLGGEIPGSSIFTAEHLFDKNKRGFAVGIIFMCITLGNVLGGLTGAVLTHHFNQSQMISWGWRIPFMIGFIAGIVSFFLRKKTI from the coding sequence ATCTATGCTCTATTCGCACCTTATATTAGCGAGGTTTTCTTCCCCAACGACGATAAAATCACAGCCTTATTGATGACCTTTGGCATCTTTGCGATCGGCTATTTTGCACGCCCTTTAGGAGGTATTGTCTTTGGCTTTATCGGTGATAAATTAGGTCGGCGCTACACTTTCTCTGTCAGCATATTGTTGATGGCTTGCTGCACACTACTGATTGGCTTACTACCTGGTTATTCACATCTTGGTATCTTAGCTCCGATCTTATTGACTTTACTACGTATTATACAGGGAGTTTCTTTGGGTGGAGAAATTCCTGGATCAAGTATTTTTACTGCAGAGCACCTTTTTGATAAAAATAAAAGGGGATTTGCTGTTGGAATTATTTTTATGTGTATCACCTTGGGAAATGTTCTAGGTGGCTTAACAGGTGCTGTACTAACGCATCACTTTAATCAAAGTCAAATGATTTCTTGGGGTTGGCGTATACCCTTTATGATTGGTTTTATCGCAGGCATTGTTAGCTTCTTTTTGAGGAAAAAAACTATATGA